In Pseudoalteromonas sp. MM1, a single window of DNA contains:
- a CDS encoding site-specific integrase, which yields MPKFAKAETQAKNVIKGLTKTKHIKSLGTARNYMQSLKTVASWSKDIGINGIQAMMQFNGKLQPKQTLYRVKSLLEEIKRSRAYTPEQAQAISQRQTFKHELATQLAYAAGLRAHELLTLSKASERPPNNRPALDSKWQGRSGELYTVAGKGGLIRHVLIPNYLVEQLEAKKLKQPITVTDREINYLQHYDVGGGKKWSDSFSKASNRTLLFSTGAHGLRHSYAQERMVELHALGFKYKMALGTVSQEMGHFRPEITEVYLR from the coding sequence ATGCCTAAATTTGCCAAAGCTGAAACGCAAGCTAAAAACGTTATTAAAGGATTAACTAAAACTAAGCATATAAAGTCTTTAGGCACTGCCAGAAACTATATGCAGTCACTTAAAACGGTTGCCAGCTGGTCAAAAGACATCGGTATTAATGGCATTCAGGCGATGATGCAATTTAATGGCAAATTACAACCAAAACAGACTCTTTACCGAGTAAAGTCGTTATTAGAAGAAATCAAACGTTCGCGTGCATACACACCTGAACAAGCTCAGGCCATCTCTCAACGACAAACTTTTAAACACGAACTAGCAACACAACTTGCTTACGCCGCAGGCTTGAGAGCCCATGAACTATTAACACTTTCTAAAGCCAGTGAAAGACCACCAAATAACCGCCCAGCCCTAGATTCGAAATGGCAGGGCCGAAGTGGTGAACTATACACTGTAGCAGGTAAAGGCGGCTTGATTCGGCACGTGTTAATACCAAACTACCTTGTTGAGCAATTAGAAGCTAAAAAGCTCAAGCAACCTATCACAGTCACCGATAGAGAAATTAACTATTTACAGCATTATGATGTTGGTGGTGGAAAAAAATGGTCTGATTCTTTTTCTAAGGCCTCTAACCGCACCCTACTCTTTTCAACTGGCGCACACGGCCTGAGGCACAGCTATGCTCAAGAAAGAATGGTTGAGCTTCATGCACTAGGTTTTAAATATAAAATGGCCTTAGGGACCGTTTCACAAGAGATGGGGCATTTTAGGCCAGAAATTACTGAAGTTTATTTGCGTTAA
- a CDS encoding helix-turn-helix domain-containing protein: MKTNNESPFPKRLKEARKQKGLTQKQLGVLTGMDEFSASARMNQYEKGVHAPDFKTAKALASVLEVPTAFLFCEEEELANLIIKYVNRDNKIKNKRQVCS; this comes from the coding sequence ATGAAAACTAACAATGAATCACCTTTTCCAAAAAGATTGAAAGAAGCTAGAAAACAAAAAGGACTAACCCAAAAACAGTTAGGTGTTTTAACTGGTATGGATGAGTTCTCAGCCTCTGCCAGAATGAATCAGTATGAAAAAGGAGTTCATGCACCAGACTTTAAAACAGCTAAAGCTCTTGCAAGTGTTTTAGAGGTGCCAACAGCTTTTTTATTCTGTGAAGAAGAAGAGCTTGCAAATTTAATAATAAAATACGTAAATAGAGATAATAAAATAAAAAATAAGAGACAGGTATGTTCATGA
- a CDS encoding TIGR02391 family protein produces MMTKLAGIEYRGTAGISKHCINAVIEMIHFGRVFNTVKILTTGSEYNYNHALLINTDEGIDVAIKSGFTSGYSGEGPRSFSYTLSVLRKFCNEIEEYNVPRKFLERINNSALTVKDLDWLSEQLPVRPQQWYDYIYESRHAKSHLQQDFPVEIPLSLIDERLLNIAILMKQNPDNALMDGYRLLEKVIKEKSGLIKETGAKLFSKAFSGENSPLYWEGLDGSESTGRANMFSSIFMAFRNRRAHQQLDLNPHDELREFMLLNQLFILERSTEIREIKSQNA; encoded by the coding sequence ATGATGACAAAGTTGGCAGGAATAGAATATCGAGGTACAGCTGGTATTTCAAAACACTGTATTAATGCTGTAATAGAAATGATTCACTTTGGAAGGGTATTTAATACAGTAAAAATTCTAACCACCGGAAGTGAATATAACTATAATCATGCATTATTAATCAATACCGATGAGGGTATTGATGTTGCAATAAAGTCAGGCTTCACATCTGGTTATTCTGGCGAAGGACCAAGATCATTTTCTTATACTTTATCAGTGCTTAGGAAATTTTGTAATGAAATTGAGGAGTATAATGTACCACGAAAGTTTTTAGAAAGAATAAACAATTCTGCACTAACTGTAAAAGACTTAGATTGGCTCTCTGAACAGCTACCAGTGAGACCTCAACAATGGTATGACTATATATATGAAAGTCGCCATGCCAAATCTCATTTGCAACAAGACTTCCCTGTAGAGATTCCACTCTCTTTAATCGATGAAAGACTGCTAAATATCGCAATTTTAATGAAACAAAACCCCGACAACGCTTTAATGGACGGATATCGGTTACTAGAGAAAGTAATTAAAGAAAAGTCAGGTTTAATTAAAGAAACAGGCGCAAAGCTTTTTTCAAAAGCATTCTCGGGCGAAAATTCCCCCCTCTACTGGGAAGGGCTAGATGGTAGTGAAAGCACAGGTCGCGCAAATATGTTTTCTAGTATTTTCATGGCATTTCGTAATCGACGAGCCCATCAACAGCTTGACCTCAATCCACACGATGAACTTCGTGAGTTTATGCTATTGAACCAGTTATTTATATTAGAGCGTTCAACTGAAATACGAGAAATAAAAAGCCAGAACGCTTAA
- a CDS encoding helix-turn-helix domain-containing protein, whose amino-acid sequence MSTFFSTREAAKFLNCSEQHLYNIRNRRKAALIQGDHYLARKIAPEAIKIGGKLLFEESTLEAWLRKYGEVA is encoded by the coding sequence ATGTCCACATTTTTTTCCACAAGAGAAGCTGCGAAGTTTTTAAACTGTTCAGAACAGCATTTATATAATATCCGAAATAGACGAAAGGCTGCTCTCATACAAGGTGATCATTATCTTGCGAGAAAAATTGCACCTGAGGCTATAAAAATTGGCGGAAAATTGCTTTTTGAAGAGTCAACATTAGAAGCTTGGCTTAGAAAGTACGGCGAAGTTGCTTAA
- a CDS encoding replication initiation protein, with protein sequence MTNTAKQLVSAAPRCVREQLIERLYKTTPPRTLCTNEDITMGRYRYGEIALDEYLHVQVNPRVIQYWLIFDIDDESAFYWEDNLLPVPNIIISGPSISKLAKTKEGGAHLLYAIQGVTTSLRGRRKPIAFLKYVDQGMRVKLGADEDYTGPLCKNPLHPHWKTTYLHAHEYSLNELNDFLYKPKREYGHGFDWNSVANSRNCYLFHQLRFIAYKRINYARENWRFEDWQKHLFEVSESINNFDGFGLKKEYPLKYKELQSIAKSVASWTWQKYYPNHNRGVAGTWLYQIPIQTIALAQREGARYTHQKRRKTSEELIKQAIRKLKDTGLKLTQKNIANETGLTRQTVAKYKQLI encoded by the coding sequence ATGACAAATACTGCTAAACAGCTAGTTTCAGCTGCGCCAAGGTGTGTGCGGGAGCAGCTTATTGAACGACTTTATAAAACAACTCCACCAAGAACATTATGCACAAATGAAGACATTACAATGGGGCGCTACCGTTATGGTGAGATAGCTTTGGATGAGTACCTCCATGTTCAAGTTAACCCAAGAGTCATTCAATATTGGTTGATTTTTGATATCGATGACGAATCAGCATTTTATTGGGAAGACAACCTACTTCCAGTTCCAAATATAATTATTAGTGGTCCATCTATAAGCAAATTAGCTAAAACAAAAGAAGGAGGGGCACATCTGCTTTACGCCATTCAGGGCGTTACAACGAGTCTTAGAGGTAGGCGAAAACCTATCGCGTTCCTGAAGTATGTAGACCAAGGTATGCGAGTCAAACTTGGTGCTGATGAGGATTACACAGGGCCTTTATGTAAAAATCCGCTTCATCCACATTGGAAAACGACTTATTTACATGCGCATGAATACAGCCTAAATGAACTTAATGACTTTTTATACAAGCCTAAGAGAGAGTATGGTCATGGGTTCGATTGGAATAGTGTCGCTAATTCTCGTAATTGCTACTTGTTTCACCAATTACGCTTTATAGCGTATAAAAGAATTAACTATGCCAGAGAAAATTGGCGATTTGAGGACTGGCAAAAACATCTATTTGAGGTTTCTGAAAGCATAAATAATTTTGATGGATTTGGTTTAAAAAAAGAATATCCATTGAAGTATAAAGAATTGCAGTCGATCGCTAAAAGTGTAGCGTCTTGGACTTGGCAAAAATACTATCCAAACCACAATCGAGGGGTAGCAGGAACGTGGTTGTATCAAATACCTATTCAAACAATAGCACTTGCTCAACGTGAAGGTGCACGATATACCCATCAAAAAAGACGTAAGACATCTGAAGAGTTAATAAAGCAAGCAATTAGGAAGTTAAAGGACACAGGCCTAAAACTCACTCAAAAGAATATAGCAAACGAAACAGGGCTTACTCGACAAACGGTAGCGAAGTATAAGCAACTAATTTAG
- a CDS encoding arylesterase has product MTHSILRFVFVLFLVIKPLSAAADNTILILGDSLSAAYGLKQEQGWVKLLQDKYDAEQRNIELINASISGETTGGALRRLDALLEQYQPSHVLIELGANDGLRGFPVTKMQANLTDLIEKSQAANAMVSLMEIYIPPNYGPRYSKMFTDSFTQVSEKTNAHLLNFFMLNVADKPNLMQRDQLHPNKEAQPLIRDEMYDSINQWLNKD; this is encoded by the coding sequence ATGACTCATTCAATCCTACGTTTTGTATTCGTTTTATTTTTAGTTATCAAACCACTTAGTGCGGCAGCCGACAACACGATTTTAATACTTGGAGACAGTTTAAGTGCAGCCTATGGCCTTAAACAAGAGCAAGGCTGGGTTAAATTGTTACAAGATAAATACGATGCAGAGCAGCGTAATATAGAGCTAATTAATGCCAGTATTAGTGGCGAAACTACCGGTGGCGCTTTACGTAGGCTAGATGCCTTACTCGAGCAATACCAACCAAGCCATGTACTTATTGAGCTTGGTGCTAATGATGGTTTGCGTGGTTTTCCGGTAACAAAAATGCAGGCCAACTTAACGGATTTAATCGAAAAAAGCCAAGCAGCAAATGCTATGGTATCGTTAATGGAAATATACATTCCACCAAACTACGGTCCCCGTTACAGCAAAATGTTCACCGACAGTTTTACACAAGTAAGTGAAAAAACAAATGCTCATTTACTTAACTTTTTTATGCTTAATGTGGCAGATAAGCCAAACTTAATGCAAAGAGATCAATTACATCCAAATAAAGAAGCTCAACCGCTGATACGCGATGAAATGTACGACTCGATCAATCAATGGCTAAATAAAGATTAA
- a CDS encoding ABC transporter ATP-binding protein yields the protein MSALSQLNIIQVNGLSKVVSTFEGELPILSDISFNVKHGESVAIVGTSGSGKSTLLSLLAGLDTASSGEITLDGEPLHKLDEEQRAALRAEKVGFVFQSFMLVQSLTALENVMLPAELAGERDAKEQALALLEKVGLSHRIDHYPSQLSGGEQQRVAIARAFIGTPKILFADEPSANLDSKNGKMVESLLFELNQQHGTTLILVTHDEALAQKCQHIVQIEAGRLVKNSKEDIANVG from the coding sequence ATGTCAGCGCTTTCTCAATTAAATATTATTCAAGTAAATGGTTTGTCTAAAGTAGTTTCTACCTTCGAAGGTGAGTTGCCCATCCTCAGCGACATCAGCTTTAATGTCAAGCATGGCGAGTCAGTTGCTATTGTTGGCACATCGGGCTCAGGAAAATCCACGTTATTAAGTTTATTAGCGGGGCTTGATACAGCCAGCAGTGGTGAAATTACCCTTGATGGCGAGCCGCTACATAAATTAGATGAAGAGCAGCGTGCGGCACTGCGTGCTGAAAAAGTTGGTTTTGTATTTCAATCTTTTATGTTGGTACAAAGCTTAACCGCGCTTGAAAACGTAATGCTGCCGGCAGAGCTTGCAGGTGAAAGAGATGCGAAAGAGCAAGCCCTCGCATTATTAGAGAAAGTGGGGCTGAGCCATCGTATTGATCATTACCCATCGCAACTTTCGGGTGGTGAGCAGCAGCGTGTTGCCATTGCTCGCGCTTTTATTGGCACCCCTAAAATTTTATTTGCCGATGAGCCTTCTGCAAATTTAGACAGTAAAAATGGCAAAATGGTGGAGTCGTTATTGTTTGAATTAAACCAGCAGCACGGCACCACACTCATTTTAGTAACCCACGATGAAGCACTTGCGCAAAAATGCCAACACATTGTGCAAATTGAAGCAGGGCGATTAGTTAAAAACTCAAAAGAGGACATAGCGAATGTGGGCTAA
- a CDS encoding ABC transporter permease, with protein sequence MWAKLALKLFAREFRRGELTVISAAIALAVLTVLTLSMVTERIGQSIAQKSSAFIAADRVLASAHKLDTAFISKAKQENLQTAQMVYFDTMLFANDEMQFTSVKAASNEYPLKGELKVKSSLLGETQVAQGGPKPGNVWLSESVFYSLNIDIGSQVELGAAVFNVEKVVVEEPDAPFNVFSSSRRVLINIADVAKTEVIQPGSRVNYRQLYAGDEADITRFYEWLKPQMAENQRWYGVKDRQSPISNSLNRAESFLLLAGLLGIILATVAIAVSAKRYCERQYDPVAMMKTLGGSRALIRKIYFMHLLMVCALAVIVGLAIGYGLQEIATGYLAKSMDMSLPAAGFKPWLVAISTGVICAVMFSIKPLLDLFDIPPLRVLRRNLGDRLAVSRVHLGLSALTVFLLMWLFSNNIKITLILFVSTLALIAVLFVISKLIFGGGRKLGLKPGNSWSLAIASIQKRANVNAVQLISFSLAIKLLLFLIVLKNDMISDWQSQLPADAPNAFLVNITQNELEPVNNYLAENDILVSDFYPTIRGRVNAVNGELVARKVSLQDNEKKDEEARSGIGRELNLTWLDDVPAQNEIVQGQWFGEGAVGEASVEESMLERLDVEIGDTLTFLIGAQSFDAKITSVRKVNWATLKPNFFIILSPDVLKDFPATYISSVRIEPEQKKAFSQLLRTYPTITAIDVDNFVKQIQSTIEQVSLAIGFVLAIVVLCGALVLISQVQASLGERMQEIVILRTLGAKGRLIKNATLYEFLLLGGLAGFVAALFSDVTLLIVQQQMFDLAGKLHPEIWLIGPVSGGVFVATLGYFMIARKLKQNTQGLVRALA encoded by the coding sequence ATGTGGGCTAAGTTAGCACTTAAATTATTTGCCCGTGAATTTCGCCGGGGTGAGCTCACGGTTATTAGTGCCGCTATTGCGCTTGCGGTACTGACAGTGCTTACACTGTCTATGGTGACTGAGCGTATTGGGCAGAGCATTGCGCAAAAAAGTAGTGCGTTTATTGCCGCTGACAGAGTGTTGGCCAGCGCCCACAAGTTAGATACGGCGTTTATTAGTAAAGCAAAACAAGAAAACTTACAAACTGCGCAAATGGTCTACTTTGATACCATGTTATTTGCCAACGACGAGATGCAGTTTACCTCGGTAAAAGCAGCGTCTAACGAATACCCGTTAAAAGGCGAATTAAAAGTTAAATCATCGTTGCTTGGCGAAACGCAAGTAGCACAGGGCGGGCCAAAGCCGGGTAATGTGTGGCTCAGTGAATCGGTTTTTTATAGCTTAAATATTGATATTGGTAGCCAAGTAGAGCTAGGTGCTGCCGTATTTAATGTAGAAAAAGTGGTAGTTGAAGAGCCAGATGCCCCTTTTAATGTATTTTCGAGTAGTCGCAGAGTACTCATAAATATTGCTGATGTTGCAAAAACAGAGGTTATTCAACCTGGCAGCCGAGTGAACTACCGCCAACTTTACGCAGGTGATGAAGCCGACATAACGCGGTTTTATGAATGGTTAAAGCCGCAAATGGCTGAAAACCAACGTTGGTATGGCGTAAAAGATAGGCAATCGCCTATATCAAATAGCTTAAACCGTGCAGAAAGCTTTTTATTACTAGCCGGTTTGCTGGGCATTATTTTGGCTACGGTCGCTATTGCTGTGTCGGCAAAGCGTTATTGTGAGCGCCAATACGACCCCGTAGCAATGATGAAAACACTCGGCGGAAGTCGTGCCTTAATTCGTAAAATATATTTTATGCACTTACTCATGGTGTGTGCTTTAGCGGTTATTGTGGGCTTAGCTATAGGCTACGGCTTGCAAGAAATTGCCACTGGTTATTTAGCAAAAAGCATGGATATGAGCTTACCAGCAGCGGGTTTTAAACCTTGGCTGGTGGCCATTAGCACAGGCGTTATATGTGCAGTTATGTTCTCTATTAAGCCACTGCTTGATTTATTTGATATTCCACCCCTTAGAGTTTTGCGCCGTAACTTAGGCGATAGACTAGCTGTAAGCCGTGTGCACTTAGGTTTAAGTGCGCTTACGGTGTTTTTATTAATGTGGTTATTTAGTAATAACATTAAAATAACACTGATTTTGTTTGTCTCTACACTTGCTTTGATTGCGGTTTTGTTTGTTATTTCAAAATTAATATTTGGTGGTGGCCGTAAATTAGGCTTAAAGCCAGGCAACAGCTGGTCATTAGCTATTGCCTCTATTCAAAAGCGGGCAAACGTAAATGCGGTGCAGCTTATTAGCTTTTCGTTGGCGATAAAATTGCTGTTGTTTTTGATTGTACTTAAAAACGACATGATCTCAGATTGGCAGTCTCAATTACCCGCCGATGCCCCTAATGCATTTTTAGTTAATATTACGCAAAACGAGCTTGAGCCTGTAAATAATTACCTCGCAGAAAACGATATTTTAGTATCTGATTTTTACCCAACCATTCGCGGGCGCGTAAATGCGGTAAATGGTGAGCTTGTTGCGCGTAAAGTGTCGTTGCAAGATAACGAGAAAAAAGATGAAGAAGCACGTTCTGGCATTGGCAGAGAGCTTAACCTAACGTGGCTTGATGATGTGCCAGCTCAAAACGAAATTGTGCAAGGGCAGTGGTTTGGCGAAGGCGCAGTGGGTGAGGCTTCGGTTGAGGAATCAATGCTTGAGCGCCTAGATGTAGAAATTGGCGACACGTTAACATTTTTAATTGGTGCGCAATCTTTTGACGCTAAAATAACTAGCGTACGTAAAGTAAACTGGGCTACGCTAAAACCTAACTTTTTTATTATTTTAAGCCCCGACGTGCTAAAAGATTTTCCGGCAACCTATATTTCATCAGTACGTATAGAGCCTGAGCAAAAGAAAGCGTTTAGCCAGTTACTGCGCACGTATCCAACCATTACCGCCATCGATGTAGATAACTTTGTAAAGCAAATTCAATCAACCATTGAGCAGGTGTCGCTAGCTATTGGATTTGTGCTTGCTATTGTGGTGTTGTGTGGTGCATTAGTGCTTATATCGCAGGTGCAAGCTAGCCTTGGTGAGCGAATGCAAGAAATAGTAATACTACGCACTTTAGGCGCTAAAGGGCGGTTAATAAAAAATGCGACCCTTTATGAGTTTTTGCTATTAGGTGGTTTAGCTGGGTTTGTAGCTGCTTTATTTAGTGATGTGACTTTGCTAATAGTTCAGCAGCAAATGTTTGACTTAGCCGGTAAATTGCACCCTGAAATATGGCTAATAGGGCCAGTTTCAGGCGGGGTGTTTGTTGCTACGCTTGGCTACTTTATGATTGCTCGTAAACTTAAACAAAATACCCAAGGCTTAGTACGTGCTTTAGCATAA
- the ruvC gene encoding crossover junction endodeoxyribonuclease RuvC: MAIILGIDPGSRLTGYGVVAHQGAKFTYLGSGCIKLAEHEFPIRLKMIYQGITQIIEQFSPETFAIEKVFMAHNPDAALKLGQARGAAIVGASMAELPVFEYSARQIKQAVVGNGGADKSQVQHMVKNILKLPGTPQADAADALAIAICHAHSEQNLIKLAGSASKTVRGRLRK; the protein is encoded by the coding sequence TTGGCCATTATTTTAGGGATAGACCCAGGTTCACGTTTAACGGGTTATGGAGTAGTTGCTCACCAAGGTGCTAAATTTACCTATTTAGGCAGCGGGTGCATTAAATTAGCCGAGCACGAGTTCCCCATACGTTTAAAAATGATCTACCAAGGGATCACACAAATAATAGAGCAGTTCTCACCCGAAACCTTTGCCATAGAAAAAGTATTTATGGCGCACAACCCGGATGCCGCGCTAAAGCTAGGTCAAGCCCGAGGAGCCGCTATCGTGGGAGCCTCTATGGCCGAACTACCCGTATTTGAATACTCAGCACGGCAAATTAAGCAAGCCGTGGTTGGTAATGGCGGCGCCGATAAGTCGCAAGTGCAACACATGGTAAAAAATATTTTAAAATTACCTGGCACACCGCAAGCCGATGCGGCCGATGCGCTTGCCATTGCAATTTGCCATGCTCACTCAGAACAAAATTTAATTAAACTAGCGGGTAGCGCAAGTAAAACCGTTAGAGGACGTTTAAGGAAATAA
- the ruvA gene encoding Holliday junction branch migration protein RuvA — protein sequence MIGRLNGTLVEKQPPEILLEVSGVGYEVQMPMTCFYDLPNIGENTIVYTHFVVREDAQLLFGFNNKTERALFRELLKANGVGPKLGLAILSGMSAQQFVSCVNNEDATTLVKLPGVGKKTAERLVLEMKDRLKDWGNDLFTPFSDNAVIEPATDAIIANNAADDAVSALVALGYKLPQAQKAVKSVSKPDMSTEVLIKESLKSML from the coding sequence ATGATTGGCCGTTTAAATGGCACTTTAGTTGAAAAGCAGCCGCCCGAAATTTTATTAGAAGTAAGCGGCGTTGGCTACGAAGTACAAATGCCCATGACCTGTTTTTACGACTTACCCAATATTGGCGAAAACACTATAGTGTATACACACTTTGTAGTACGCGAAGACGCACAATTACTATTTGGCTTTAATAATAAAACCGAGCGAGCGCTGTTTAGAGAGTTGTTAAAAGCAAATGGCGTGGGGCCTAAACTCGGCTTAGCTATTTTGTCGGGCATGTCGGCGCAACAATTTGTAAGTTGCGTAAACAACGAAGACGCCACAACACTGGTTAAATTGCCGGGTGTGGGTAAAAAAACTGCTGAACGTTTAGTGCTCGAAATGAAAGATCGCTTAAAAGATTGGGGTAATGATTTATTTACGCCATTTAGCGATAACGCCGTGATAGAGCCTGCCACTGATGCAATAATTGCCAATAATGCCGCAGACGATGCCGTATCGGCACTTGTCGCGCTTGGTTATAAATTGCCACAGGCGCAAAAAGCAGTAAAATCGGTAAGTAAACCCGATATGTCTACTGAGGTTCTTATTAAAGAATCTTTAAAATCAATGTTGTGA
- the ruvB gene encoding Holliday junction branch migration DNA helicase RuvB: MIEADRLIDASEKTNEDTIDRAIRPKLLADYKGQPHVKQQMEIFIEAARSRGEALDHLLIFGPPGLGKTTLANIVANELNVSIKTTSGPVLEKAGDLAALLTNLEEGDVLFIDEIHRLSPQVEEILYPAMEDYQLDIMIGEGPAARSIKLDLPPFTLIGATTRAGSLTSPLRDRFGIVQRLEFYSIADLSYIVGRSAHYLDLQMCDDGATEIAKRSRGTPRIANRLLRRVRDYTQVKSDGTVNASVAEQALDMIDVDKSGFDYMDRKYLLAIIEKFMGGPVGLDNLAAAIGEEKETIEDVIEPFLIQQGFIQRTPRGRIVSDNAYHHFGLLPKQN; the protein is encoded by the coding sequence ATGATTGAAGCTGATCGTTTAATTGACGCGAGCGAAAAAACCAACGAAGACACCATAGACCGCGCAATAAGGCCCAAGCTTTTAGCCGACTACAAAGGTCAGCCGCATGTTAAGCAGCAAATGGAAATATTTATAGAGGCTGCCCGTAGCCGTGGTGAAGCGCTCGATCATCTATTAATATTTGGCCCGCCGGGCTTAGGTAAAACCACGCTTGCTAATATTGTTGCCAATGAGCTTAATGTAAGTATTAAAACCACTTCAGGCCCTGTACTTGAAAAAGCCGGCGACCTTGCTGCACTGCTTACCAACCTTGAAGAAGGCGATGTGCTGTTTATCGATGAAATACACAGACTCAGCCCGCAAGTTGAAGAAATACTTTACCCCGCAATGGAAGATTATCAACTTGATATTATGATTGGGGAAGGCCCCGCAGCACGCTCTATTAAATTAGACTTACCGCCATTTACACTTATTGGCGCAACAACACGTGCAGGGTCACTTACCTCACCGCTTAGAGACCGTTTTGGCATAGTGCAGCGCTTAGAGTTTTATTCTATTGCTGATTTATCATATATAGTAGGGCGCTCCGCGCATTATTTAGATTTACAAATGTGCGATGATGGTGCCACCGAAATTGCAAAGCGCTCGCGAGGCACACCGCGTATAGCTAACCGCCTATTGCGCCGCGTGCGCGATTACACACAAGTAAAATCTGATGGCACCGTCAATGCCTCGGTTGCCGAGCAGGCGTTAGATATGATTGACGTAGATAAAAGTGGGTTTGATTACATGGACCGTAAATACTTACTTGCCATAATCGAAAAATTCATGGGTGGGCCTGTAGGACTTGATAACTTAGCCGCAGCAATAGGCGAAGAAAAAGAAACCATTGAAGATGTTATTGAACCGTTTTTAATCCAACAAGGTTTTATACAACGTACACCGCGCGGGCGAATTGTGTCAGACAATGCATACCACCACTTTGGTTTGCTCCCTAAACAAAACTAA
- the tolQ gene encoding protein TolQ, producing MGSGLNFLDLILEASLLVQLVMLALVAMSVMSWAIIFQRKKAISDALSDAKKFEQKFWSGIDLSKLYNEISSRSGQSHGIEALFTSGFKEFARHKKNTFQSAGIVMEGTHRSMRVALSREIEKLESSLSFLATVGSISPYIGLFGTVWGIMNAFIALGEVKQATLQMVAPGIAEALIATAMGLFAAIPAVIAYNRFANKVEKLESHYINFMEEFANILHRQAATQIEAKANVSA from the coding sequence GTGGGATCAGGGCTTAATTTTTTAGATCTAATTCTAGAAGCCAGTTTGCTTGTGCAGTTAGTAATGCTAGCGCTAGTAGCAATGTCTGTTATGTCATGGGCAATTATTTTTCAACGTAAAAAAGCAATAAGCGACGCCTTGTCTGATGCAAAAAAATTCGAACAAAAATTTTGGTCAGGTATCGACTTAAGTAAACTATACAACGAAATTTCGTCACGTAGCGGCCAATCTCATGGTATTGAAGCGTTGTTTACATCAGGCTTTAAAGAGTTTGCACGCCATAAAAAGAACACCTTTCAAAGTGCTGGCATAGTAATGGAAGGTACGCATCGCTCAATGCGTGTGGCGCTGTCGCGTGAAATCGAAAAACTAGAATCGAGCTTATCGTTTTTAGCGACAGTGGGTTCAATTAGCCCATATATCGGCTTATTCGGTACGGTGTGGGGTATTATGAATGCCTTTATTGCGCTGGGTGAAGTGAAGCAAGCCACATTACAAATGGTAGCACCGGGTATTGCTGAGGCCCTTATTGCAACGGCAATGGGTTTATTTGCGGCAATTCCAGCTGTTATTGCGTACAACCGCTTTGCCAATAAAGTTGAAAAGCTAGAATCACACTACATCAACTTTATGGAAGAGTTTGCCAATATTTTACACCGTCAAGCAGCTACCCAAATAGAGGCTAAAGCGAATGTATCAGCGTAA
- the tolR gene encoding protein TolR, translating to MYQRKKRRPVAEINVVPYIDVMLVLLIIFMATAPLITHGVKVDLPKMEESDLVDTKDTPPIIASIDSAGKYYVSIGTDPEEPMEALDVAAVIKLQLMKNPDVPVMIKGSGKVSYQEVLLLMDFLKNAGVPSVGLMTESFEGTQ from the coding sequence ATGTATCAGCGTAAAAAGCGCCGTCCGGTCGCAGAAATTAATGTAGTACCTTACATTGATGTAATGTTGGTATTACTAATAATATTTATGGCAACAGCACCGCTTATTACTCACGGTGTAAAAGTTGATTTACCAAAAATGGAAGAGTCGGACTTAGTTGATACTAAAGACACGCCACCCATTATTGCCTCTATCGACTCTGCGGGTAAGTACTATGTAAGCATAGGTACCGACCCTGAAGAGCCAATGGAAGCACTTGATGTGGCCGCGGTTATTAAGTTGCAGCTAATGAAAAACCCTGATGTACCAGTCATGATTAAAGGCTCTGGTAAGGTATCGTACCAAGAAGTATTGTTATTAATGGACTTTTTAAAGAATGCTGGCGTACCATCTGTGGGTTTAATGACAGAATCCTTTGAGGGGACACAGTAG